Proteins encoded by one window of Nitrospira sp. MA-1:
- a CDS encoding HigA family addiction module antitoxin, which produces MKELKIKMKPSHPGAFIKSEVIDELGLSVTKAAEVLGVLRATLSDLMNEKAALSAEMALQVEKAFQLNKDMLLRMQAWHDSAEMRKQAGKIKISP; this is translated from the coding sequence ATGAAAGAATTAAAAATCAAGATGAAGCCGTCCCATCCGGGCGCGTTCATTAAGTCGGAAGTTATAGACGAACTCGGTTTAAGTGTGACAAAAGCAGCCGAAGTTTTGGGTGTGCTCCGCGCCACTCTGTCGGATTTAATGAATGAAAAAGCCGCGCTTTCCGCGGAAATGGCCCTACAAGTAGAAAAGGCTTTTCAACTCAACAAGGATATGTTGTTGCGAATGCAAGCATGGCATGACTCCGCCGAAATGCGAAAGCAGGCCGGGAAAATTAAGATTTCTCCGTAA
- a CDS encoding IS4 family transposase, whose amino-acid sequence MLQPYDFLVLMTLGQFGMKHPSLGGMVGALKARMSREALHQRFTASAAQFLKRCLHTILHQKFQGAGIRTMLLRPFGRVLLVDSSSWDVSPKLQKVWPGAGGNASPANCKIQVAYDYKQGELIFLETTAGTVPDNRYTDRLPALLNRQDLVLMDQGYFKLRTLNAIMTRDAYFLTRFMVGTTVEVAQTGARLELDRFLTQGPVLTREIQVRLGQGPQQTPACRLVCLRVSPQIARQRRRRVKAHAQQQGRTARTSTLTWCDWTLFITNVPEAWLPLDLVRALYSLRWQIELVFKQFKSILQVHHSTTGNEHRVRCELYGKWIAAVLVHRIHTWANQARWLTAGQEISLEKLYKRLQERAFQLAQQLIISFSQGRTHLIRELEPLLRHCTKQSQRSRMTTLEMLEARVDPKLSPSKGPA is encoded by the coding sequence GTGCTGCAGCCGTATGACTTCCTGGTGCTGATGACCCTAGGACAATTCGGGATGAAGCATCCCTCGCTGGGGGGGATGGTGGGGGCTCTGAAAGCCCGCATGAGTCGGGAAGCCCTGCATCAGCGGTTTACGGCCTCTGCCGCTCAGTTTCTCAAGCGCTGCTTGCACACGATCTTGCACCAGAAGTTCCAGGGGGCGGGTATACGCACGATGTTGCTGCGGCCTTTCGGCCGCGTGTTGTTGGTTGATAGTTCGAGTTGGGATGTCAGCCCAAAGCTGCAGAAGGTCTGGCCTGGGGCTGGCGGTAATGCCTCCCCAGCTAATTGCAAGATCCAAGTAGCCTATGACTACAAGCAGGGAGAACTGATCTTCCTGGAGACCACCGCTGGGACGGTGCCGGATAATCGCTACACGGATCGGCTGCCCGCTCTCCTCAACCGGCAGGATCTCGTGCTTATGGACCAAGGCTATTTCAAGCTGCGCACCCTGAACGCCATCATGACCCGCGACGCGTATTTTTTAACCCGGTTCATGGTGGGCACCACGGTCGAAGTGGCCCAGACCGGCGCGCGCCTCGAGCTTGACCGCTTCTTGACCCAGGGGCCCGTCCTGACCCGGGAGATCCAGGTGCGCCTGGGCCAGGGGCCTCAGCAAACCCCTGCCTGCCGCCTCGTGTGCTTGCGCGTGAGTCCCCAGATAGCCCGGCAACGGCGGCGGCGCGTCAAGGCTCACGCCCAGCAACAAGGCCGGACCGCTCGGACCTCGACTCTGACGTGGTGTGACTGGACGCTTTTCATCACGAATGTGCCTGAAGCCTGGTTGCCCCTCGATCTAGTGCGAGCCTTGTATAGCCTGCGCTGGCAGATCGAGTTGGTGTTCAAACAATTCAAATCGATTCTTCAGGTGCACCACTCGACGACCGGCAATGAACATCGAGTGCGCTGTGAACTCTATGGCAAATGGATTGCGGCGGTATTGGTCCATCGTATTCATACGTGGGCCAACCAAGCGCGGTGGCTGACCGCGGGACAAGAGATCAGCCTCGAGAAGTTGTACAAGCGACTCCAGGAGCGAGCCTTTCAGCTCGCACAGCAGTTGATCATCTCGTTCAGCCAAGGGAGGACCCACCTCATTCGTGAACTCGAGCCGTTACTCCGGCACTGTACCAAACAGTCCCAACGATCCCGAATGACGACCTTAGAGATGCTGGAAGCCCGAGTCGACCCCAAATTGTCTCCCAGCAAGGGCCCGGCTTAG